Proteins co-encoded in one Anabaena sphaerica FACHB-251 genomic window:
- a CDS encoding TRAP transporter substrate-binding protein: protein MKRRAIVNRLSQSAIAATGVAIVGGCQKAQTQGAKAQADTSNLPTIKWQMATSWPLSLETIFGGAQVLADRVKALTNGKFIIEPRAAGEIAPGLEVLNVVSQGAVQAGHTAAYYYIGKSPALAFGTSVPFGLNAQQQNAWLYEGGGLAKLQEIYARKFNVIQFPAGNTGTQMGGWFRKEVKTVNDLKGLKMRIPGLGGQVMAKLGVTVQTLPGGDIFQALQTGAIDAAEWVGPYDDEKLGLNKVAKFYYYPGWWEPGPTLEVQVNLDEWKKLPPQYQAALETAAYQSNTTMLARYDTRNSESLEKLLKTGTQLRAYSQEILEAAEKASFALYDEFAAKDADFKAVYEQWKPFRDRMYGWNNLNEGSLTRYAYGKLKAGN from the coding sequence ATGAAACGTCGAGCTATTGTTAACAGATTATCTCAAAGTGCGATCGCAGCTACAGGAGTAGCAATTGTCGGTGGCTGTCAAAAAGCCCAAACTCAAGGTGCAAAGGCACAAGCAGACACCAGCAACTTGCCCACCATTAAATGGCAAATGGCGACAAGTTGGCCATTATCCTTAGAAACCATTTTTGGCGGAGCGCAAGTTTTGGCAGATCGTGTCAAAGCCCTAACAAACGGTAAATTTATCATCGAACCCCGTGCAGCTGGAGAAATAGCCCCCGGTTTAGAAGTTCTCAATGTTGTTTCTCAAGGCGCAGTACAAGCAGGACATACTGCCGCTTATTACTACATCGGAAAAAGTCCCGCTCTGGCATTTGGTACATCAGTACCATTTGGACTCAATGCCCAACAACAAAATGCTTGGTTATATGAAGGGGGAGGTTTAGCTAAACTTCAGGAAATTTACGCACGCAAATTTAATGTAATTCAATTTCCTGCGGGAAATACGGGTACACAGATGGGGGGATGGTTTCGCAAGGAAGTTAAAACAGTCAATGACCTCAAGGGCTTAAAAATGCGTATCCCCGGTTTAGGCGGACAAGTTATGGCCAAACTAGGAGTAACAGTGCAGACTCTCCCTGGAGGAGACATCTTTCAAGCCTTACAAACAGGGGCTATTGATGCAGCAGAGTGGGTAGGCCCTTATGATGATGAAAAATTAGGTTTAAATAAAGTCGCTAAATTTTACTATTATCCAGGTTGGTGGGAACCAGGCCCAACTCTAGAAGTACAAGTCAATTTAGATGAATGGAAAAAGCTACCACCTCAATACCAAGCAGCTTTAGAAACCGCTGCATATCAGTCGAATACGACAATGTTAGCTCGTTATGATACCCGCAATAGTGAGTCATTAGAAAAACTATTAAAAACGGGTACTCAACTTCGTGCTTATAGTCAGGAAATTCTGGAAGCAGCCGAAAAAGCTTCTTTTGCTTTATATGATGAGTTTGCGGCTAAAGATGCTGATTTTAAAGCTGTTTATGAACAGTGGAAACCCTTTAGAGATCGGATGTATGGTTGGAACAATCTCAATGAAGGTAGTTTAACCCGTTATGCTTATGGGAAACTGAAGGCAGGGAATTGA
- a CDS encoding TRAP transporter small permease subunit — MRESRRFSLISRLLKFSQFIDNCADKLGWLSNWLVLLTIGVGFFNVVARYLGRFIGVQLSSNALLELQWYLFSLTFLLGFVYILRHGENVRVDFLYTNMSEKKRALVDFVGTILFLIPFCLIGIWVTFNPVLQSWGRSSDGSWGTWEISSDANGLPRAPIKTMVPIGLLLLLLQSISQAIKYLAVLLGYHQVAEQIRLETSENINIE, encoded by the coding sequence ATGCGTGAATCAAGAAGATTTTCTTTAATCAGTAGGTTGTTAAAATTTTCACAATTTATTGACAATTGTGCTGATAAATTGGGATGGTTATCCAATTGGCTAGTTTTACTCACAATAGGAGTTGGTTTTTTTAATGTAGTAGCTCGTTATCTGGGGCGTTTCATTGGAGTGCAATTATCTTCTAACGCTTTATTAGAACTGCAATGGTATTTGTTTTCTCTAACTTTTTTACTAGGTTTTGTTTATATTTTACGGCATGGAGAAAATGTGCGGGTTGATTTTCTCTACACTAATATGAGTGAAAAAAAACGCGCCTTAGTTGATTTTGTAGGAACAATTTTATTTTTAATTCCCTTTTGTCTAATTGGCATTTGGGTAACATTCAACCCAGTTTTACAGTCTTGGGGAAGGTCAAGTGATGGTAGTTGGGGAACTTGGGAAATATCTTCTGATGCTAATGGTTTACCCCGCGCACCGATAAAAACTATGGTTCCGATAGGGTTATTATTGCTGCTTTTACAAAGTATTTCTCAAGCAATTAAATATCTAGCAGTATTATTAGGCTATCACCAAGTAGCGGAACAAATTCGCTTAGAGACATCCGAAAATATCAATATTGAATAG
- a CDS encoding TRAP transporter large permease translates to MGFEWLAIFMFVGFFFILMSGFPVAFSFAGTAIVFGLIGTAVGAFNPARLLLLPNSWFGTMSNFTLLAIPFFVFLGAVLEKSGLAEELLETIGIVLSRLRGGLALAVVLVGTVLAATTGVVAATVIVMGMLSLPVMLRYGYDKKLAAGVIVASGTLAQLIPPSLVLVILSDQIGVSVGDLFLGALIPGLMLSGSYILYILGLAFFQPEKVPPIPADVEIPQGSQLIKKVFKAVVPPILLIFAVLGSIFFGVATPTEAGAVGAVGASVLAAFNKRLTPQLIRDAAHSTAVITSLVVMILFCSSMFSLVFDALGGKTLITNLLTGLPGGYWGFLIVSNLAIFALGVFLEFMEICFIAMPLFVPAAQALNIDMVWFGVVIAINLQTAFISPPVGFSLFYLQSVAPKEVSTLDIHKSAIPFMVLQFIVLLIVIFCPQTVRWLIDISATKGS, encoded by the coding sequence ATGGGTTTTGAATGGTTAGCAATTTTCATGTTTGTCGGCTTTTTCTTTATTCTCATGAGTGGCTTTCCTGTCGCTTTTTCCTTTGCCGGTACAGCCATTGTTTTTGGACTTATTGGTACAGCAGTAGGGGCTTTTAATCCTGCTCGTCTACTACTATTACCCAATAGTTGGTTCGGTACAATGTCTAATTTTACTTTACTCGCTATTCCCTTTTTTGTTTTTCTGGGTGCGGTTTTAGAAAAGTCTGGATTAGCGGAAGAGTTATTAGAAACTATTGGGATTGTTTTAAGTCGTTTACGGGGAGGATTAGCGTTAGCAGTTGTTTTAGTAGGAACGGTTTTAGCCGCAACAACGGGAGTTGTCGCTGCCACAGTAATTGTTATGGGAATGTTATCATTACCTGTAATGTTACGCTATGGCTATGATAAAAAATTAGCTGCTGGGGTAATAGTTGCTTCTGGTACTTTAGCCCAGTTAATTCCTCCGAGTTTAGTCTTAGTAATTCTTAGTGATCAAATTGGTGTTTCTGTCGGAGATTTATTTTTAGGGGCATTAATTCCCGGATTAATGTTATCTGGTTCTTATATTCTCTATATTTTAGGACTAGCTTTTTTTCAACCGGAAAAAGTTCCACCTATCCCTGCGGATGTGGAAATTCCTCAAGGTAGTCAATTAATTAAGAAAGTTTTTAAAGCGGTTGTTCCTCCTATTCTTTTAATTTTTGCAGTATTAGGCAGTATTTTTTTTGGTGTTGCCACTCCCACAGAAGCAGGTGCAGTTGGTGCGGTTGGGGCTTCTGTTCTTGCAGCTTTTAATAAACGTTTAACACCACAATTAATTCGTGATGCTGCTCATTCTACCGCAGTAATTACTTCTTTGGTGGTCATGATTCTCTTCTGTTCTTCGATGTTTAGTTTGGTGTTTGATGCTTTGGGTGGAAAAACTCTCATTACTAATTTATTAACAGGTTTACCTGGAGGATATTGGGGGTTTTTAATTGTGAGTAATTTAGCAATTTTTGCTCTGGGAGTTTTTCTAGAATTTATGGAAATTTGCTTTATTGCTATGCCTTTATTTGTACCAGCAGCCCAAGCTTTAAATATTGATATGGTTTGGTTTGGTGTGGTAATAGCCATTAATTTACAAACGGCTTTTATTTCTCCACCTGTGGGATTTTCTTTGTTTTATTTACAAAGTGTTGCCCCTAAAGAAGTGAGTACCTTGGATATTCATAAAAGTGCTATTCCTTTTATGGTCTTACAGTTTATTGTGTTGTTAATTGTGATTTTTTGCCCGCAAACTGTCCGCTGGTTAATTGATATTTCGGCAACAAAGGGGAGTTGA
- a CDS encoding gamma-glutamylcyclotransferase family protein, which produces MTGENINIPQILRVFVYGTLKPGEANYHLCERQVLRAKKAITSGKLFTLPMGYPAMTLGDGKVHGYLLYFADSAILTALDDLEDYDSTRPTSKNLYNRQSIEIFEPIGLSLGWAWAYLMTPEKVDRFGGIPQMDGCWNS; this is translated from the coding sequence ATGACGGGAGAAAATATCAACATACCTCAAATTTTACGAGTTTTTGTATATGGTACTCTCAAACCAGGTGAAGCTAATTATCACTTGTGTGAACGTCAAGTATTAAGAGCAAAAAAAGCAATAACATCAGGTAAATTGTTTACTTTACCAATGGGTTATCCCGCGATGACTTTAGGAGATGGCAAAGTTCACGGTTATTTGCTCTATTTTGCTGACTCCGCGATTTTAACAGCGTTGGATGATTTAGAAGATTATGATTCCACAAGACCAACATCAAAAAACCTCTATAATCGGCAATCTATAGAGATTTTTGAGCCAATCGGCTTATCTTTGGGTTGGGCTTGGGCGTACTTAATGACACCAGAAAAGGTTGACCGATTCGGTGGTATTCCTCAGATGGACGGCTGTTGGAACAGTTAA
- a CDS encoding anti-sigma factor family protein gives MNTDSQFNDRSPSQLPGDVSNGMADSDSVAQAIYTNESTGTKDMENRDCLQHNETDRFELLSAYLDGEVTATERKQVEQWLDTDDSVKCLYARLLKLRQGVRTMPIPASEQSPEVTFQQVWKRLRHRYQLGWMFGGAAVAACVIGTISGFIPGNTSKWELAQQKIQPTAVIKQPAAPVSPLMVALNNPVIEIPKTAVALPKKPVNQSKTLERDTELDIN, from the coding sequence ATGAATACTGATTCTCAGTTTAATGACCGTTCCCCCTCACAACTCCCTGGTGACGTATCCAATGGAATGGCTGATAGCGATAGCGTGGCGCAAGCCATATATACCAATGAATCAACGGGTACTAAGGATATGGAGAACCGTGATTGCTTACAGCACAACGAAACTGACCGCTTCGAGTTATTGAGTGCTTACCTCGATGGCGAAGTTACTGCTACCGAACGTAAGCAAGTAGAACAATGGCTGGACACGGATGACTCAGTTAAGTGCTTGTATGCACGACTTTTAAAGCTGAGGCAAGGTGTACGAACCATGCCCATACCAGCATCTGAACAGTCACCAGAAGTCACATTCCAACAAGTTTGGAAACGCTTACGCCACCGTTACCAGTTAGGTTGGATGTTTGGTGGTGCAGCTGTAGCGGCTTGTGTCATTGGTACAATATCTGGCTTCATCCCAGGTAATACATCCAAATGGGAACTTGCACAACAAAAAATACAACCAACAGCAGTAATAAAACAGCCAGCAGCGCCTGTTTCACCGCTAATGGTAGCCTTGAATAACCCTGTCATTGAAATTCCCAAAACGGCAGTGGCTTTACCAAAAAAGCCCGTTAATCAGTCGAAAACTTTAGAACGAGACACAGAATTAGACATCAACTAA
- a CDS encoding sigma-70 family RNA polymerase sigma factor: MSQSITVSWSAVDATYSQASVQVDKLSNHDLILRCQAGLRPDKAAFAELLRRYQTQVDRVLYHLAPDWSDRADLAQEVWIRVYRHINRLQEPAKFRGWLSRIATNLFYDELRKRKRVVAPLSLDAPRSLEDGEMDWEIAGDTPGPEEELTTREFYEQLREAIADLPEVFRTTIVLREIEGLPYEEIAEITGVSLGTVKSRIARARTRLQSQLQPYLDT; encoded by the coding sequence ATGAGTCAATCGATTACTGTATCCTGGTCAGCTGTTGATGCAACTTATTCACAAGCATCGGTGCAAGTTGACAAACTCTCAAATCACGATCTTATTTTGCGCTGTCAAGCAGGATTGCGTCCAGATAAAGCTGCCTTCGCAGAACTGTTGCGACGCTATCAGACTCAGGTGGATAGGGTTCTATACCACCTGGCTCCTGACTGGTCTGACAGAGCCGACTTGGCTCAAGAAGTTTGGATTCGCGTCTATCGGCATATTAACCGATTGCAAGAACCTGCTAAATTTCGGGGTTGGTTAAGCCGTATTGCTACTAACTTGTTCTACGACGAGTTGCGTAAACGCAAACGGGTTGTCGCTCCCCTCTCACTGGATGCTCCCCGCTCGCTAGAAGATGGTGAGATGGATTGGGAAATTGCCGGTGATACACCAGGCCCAGAGGAAGAACTCACAACTAGAGAATTTTACGAGCAACTGCGAGAAGCGATCGCCGATTTACCAGAGGTGTTCCGTACTACAATTGTCCTGAGAGAAATCGAAGGTCTGCCCTATGAAGAAATTGCCGAAATCACCGGCGTTTCTCTAGGAACTGTAAAATCGAGAATAGCTAGAGCTAGAACCAGATTGCAATCCCAGTTGCAACCTTATCTCGATACGTAA
- a CDS encoding L,D-transpeptidase, producing MAMARNESVARMVMFLCFGTAILSLAVHWHNMKTTAQLNPSFSTTLRKNSTAPNDSSHNQSEGISIGETALGASFPSSPSNSVAGKKYVASAADTPKKTKLVVPGQGQGENQKTNNRPKGFFFPGVAEAKSVQGLGSTQVQVVVDISDRRVYVHRYDQVIASYPIAVGKKGWETPTGNFQVIHKEHHPIWKHPITGQVFEAGTDSPLGDRWIGFWSDGRNEIGFHGTPDTDLVGAAVSHGCLRMRNPDVRMLYDQVSLGTTVLVRD from the coding sequence ATGGCAATGGCAAGAAATGAATCTGTAGCGCGGATGGTGATGTTCCTCTGTTTTGGCACAGCAATTTTGTCTCTCGCTGTCCATTGGCACAACATGAAAACCACAGCGCAGTTAAATCCGTCTTTTTCCACTACATTAAGGAAAAATTCTACTGCCCCCAATGACTCTAGTCATAACCAATCTGAAGGGATTAGCATTGGGGAAACGGCTTTGGGTGCTTCTTTTCCCTCGTCTCCATCAAATTCTGTTGCTGGTAAAAAATATGTGGCTAGTGCTGCGGATACACCAAAAAAGACAAAGCTGGTAGTGCCAGGACAAGGACAAGGAGAGAACCAGAAAACAAACAACAGACCGAAGGGCTTTTTCTTTCCCGGTGTGGCTGAGGCCAAATCTGTTCAGGGACTAGGGTCTACTCAGGTACAAGTTGTAGTTGATATAAGCGATCGCCGGGTCTATGTTCACCGCTATGACCAAGTGATCGCTAGTTATCCCATTGCTGTAGGTAAAAAAGGTTGGGAAACACCAACAGGTAATTTTCAAGTCATACATAAGGAACATCACCCAATTTGGAAGCATCCGATTACTGGGCAAGTATTTGAAGCAGGTACGGATAGTCCTTTGGGTGACAGATGGATTGGTTTTTGGTCAGATGGCAGAAACGAAATTGGCTTTCATGGTACACCTGATACTGACTTAGTGGGAGCAGCTGTGTCTCATGGTTGCTTAAGAATGCGTAATCCTGATGTGCGAATGTTATATGATCAAGTTAGCTTAGGCACAACAGTATTAGTGCGAGACTGA
- a CDS encoding late competence development ComFB family protein, translated as MSIKKIVEQALQDGYLTPAMEAEVGRICDNASDLSIEEYMALDLLMGSLLTGEVVAVPRKQFINVMEELVLTEVIAKVAEIEASCESSLDVGDITAYALNRLPPLYATTEEGANYQRQRAKTELQEIISQQVAKAIDRYLDQPEFFPERQALGKTTGNDVLSQVSNLLQVYAPNFEQNAQDSSK; from the coding sequence ATGAGTATTAAAAAAATTGTTGAACAAGCTCTCCAGGACGGTTATCTGACACCAGCAATGGAAGCAGAAGTTGGTAGAATCTGTGATAACGCCTCAGATCTCTCAATTGAAGAGTACATGGCGCTTGATCTATTGATGGGTTCATTGCTGACTGGTGAAGTAGTAGCAGTACCTCGCAAACAGTTTATTAACGTTATGGAAGAATTGGTACTGACTGAGGTAATCGCTAAAGTAGCCGAAATTGAAGCCAGCTGTGAAAGCTCTTTAGATGTGGGAGATATCACTGCTTACGCCCTCAACCGTCTACCACCCCTGTATGCTACGACAGAAGAAGGCGCAAATTACCAACGCCAACGCGCTAAAACAGAACTTCAGGAAATTATCTCTCAACAAGTAGCCAAAGCTATTGATCGTTACTTGGATCAACCTGAATTCTTCCCAGAACGTCAAGCTTTAGGGAAAACTACTGGTAACGATGTTCTTAGTCAAGTCAGTAACTTACTTCAAGTCTACGCACCTAATTTTGAGCAAAACGCACAGGACTCTTCAAAATAG
- a CDS encoding M23 family metallopeptidase yields MTTKAQVINPEDKLKCVGVSSVTRMLMGIFAAVPIAFSLPAEALEVKILPEKPQLGDTISVLIEADSQEIPSNPTVTVGEKTYPAFEIAPNKYRSFIPTTPLEKAGVRKVTVTGNGQEQRNLAVYVGDRKFPVQRINLPPGKAGVRATEYELKRAKEFKALQTPEKYWNGVFLRPNKGRMTTTYGVRRYYNGKFANDYYHRGLDYAGASGSAVIAPAAGKVALVGTVSQGFRVHGNVVGIDHGQGVTSIFMHLSRINVKEGDIVKAGQLIGAVGSTGASTGPHLHWGLYVNGQSIDPTSWKAKIFD; encoded by the coding sequence ATGACGACCAAAGCTCAAGTTATTAATCCTGAGGATAAGTTAAAGTGTGTTGGTGTCAGCAGTGTCACTAGGATGTTAATGGGAATATTTGCCGCTGTTCCCATAGCTTTCAGTTTGCCAGCAGAGGCTTTAGAAGTAAAGATCCTACCTGAGAAACCACAATTGGGAGATACAATTTCGGTATTAATTGAAGCAGATAGTCAAGAAATACCAAGTAATCCTACTGTGACAGTTGGAGAAAAAACATATCCTGCCTTTGAAATTGCCCCAAATAAGTACCGATCCTTTATTCCTACCACTCCACTGGAAAAAGCTGGAGTCAGAAAAGTTACAGTGACAGGAAATGGACAGGAGCAACGAAATCTAGCAGTTTACGTAGGCGATCGCAAATTTCCCGTCCAACGCATCAACCTACCACCAGGAAAAGCCGGAGTTAGAGCCACAGAATATGAACTAAAACGGGCAAAGGAGTTTAAAGCTCTACAAACACCGGAAAAATATTGGAATGGTGTTTTCCTCAGACCAAATAAAGGAAGAATGACGACAACCTATGGTGTAAGGCGCTACTATAATGGTAAATTTGCAAATGATTACTACCATCGTGGTCTAGACTACGCTGGTGCATCCGGTTCAGCCGTAATTGCTCCAGCAGCTGGCAAAGTAGCTTTAGTTGGCACAGTATCCCAAGGATTCCGAGTTCATGGTAACGTAGTTGGCATTGACCACGGTCAGGGAGTCACCAGCATTTTCATGCACCTCAGTCGCATTAATGTCAAAGAGGGTGATATTGTCAAAGCTGGTCAGCTAATTGGTGCAGTAGGTTCTACCGGTGCTTCTACTGGGCCTCACTTACACTGGGGTCTATATGTGAATGGACAATCTATTGATCCCACATCTTGGAAAGCTAAGATCTTTGATTAG
- the cbiE gene encoding precorrin-6y C5,15-methyltransferase (decarboxylating) subunit CbiE has translation MKKWLSIIGIGEDGIQGLSAIALAVLEQAKIIIGGERHLAMLPPNDRREKITWKSPFDTSITEIINRRGESICIVASGDPMCYGVGATIIKHIPISEITIIPAPSAFSLACSRLGWNFLEVETLSLCGRPASLLQSYIYPGGKLLILSEGKNTPGIVAKMLTNRGYGDSKITILERMGGIHERIFTGRSASWQETEIAALNTVAVECIADVGIVGLSRFPGLPDNAFHHDGQLTKREVRAVTLSTLAPLPGELLWDIGAGCGSISIEWMRSNFRCRAIAIEQNANRLNYITDNAAALGTPNLQIIAGKAPEVIQELPTPDAIFIGGGVTAPGLFDLCWNRLRPGGRMVANVVTLEGEKTLFEWYEKAGGNFTRISIQRAEPIGKFLGWKGMSPVTQWVAYKSSLLTTELCCN, from the coding sequence ATGAAAAAGTGGTTATCAATAATCGGAATAGGTGAAGATGGAATCCAGGGATTAAGCGCGATCGCTCTTGCTGTCCTTGAGCAAGCTAAAATTATCATTGGTGGGGAACGTCATCTTGCTATGTTACCCCCTAATGATAGACGGGAAAAAATCACCTGGAAATCTCCTTTTGATACTTCCATCACAGAAATTATCAACCGTCGCGGTGAGTCAATTTGCATTGTAGCTAGTGGCGACCCAATGTGTTACGGTGTGGGTGCAACTATTATTAAACATATTCCTATTTCTGAAATTACTATTATTCCTGCACCTTCGGCTTTTAGTCTGGCTTGTTCCCGGTTAGGATGGAATTTCCTGGAAGTGGAAACTTTGAGTTTATGCGGCCGTCCTGCTTCCCTACTGCAATCTTACATTTATCCAGGTGGGAAATTATTGATTTTAAGTGAGGGAAAAAATACACCGGGAATTGTGGCAAAAATGTTGACAAACAGGGGTTATGGTGATAGTAAAATTACCATTTTAGAAAGGATGGGCGGTATTCATGAACGGATTTTCACAGGTAGATCCGCTAGTTGGCAAGAAACAGAAATTGCTGCTTTAAATACTGTTGCTGTGGAATGTATTGCTGATGTGGGAATAGTGGGTTTATCGAGATTTCCCGGTTTACCTGACAATGCTTTTCACCATGATGGACAGTTAACAAAACGGGAAGTTAGAGCAGTGACATTATCAACTTTAGCACCTTTACCGGGGGAGTTACTTTGGGATATTGGTGCGGGTTGTGGTTCTATTTCTATAGAATGGATGCGGAGTAATTTCCGGTGTCGGGCGATCGCTATTGAACAAAATGCTAATAGACTAAATTATATAACTGATAATGCTGCTGCTTTAGGTACACCAAATTTACAAATTATAGCTGGTAAAGCACCAGAAGTTATCCAAGAATTACCCACACCTGATGCTATTTTTATCGGTGGTGGTGTCACCGCACCAGGACTATTTGATCTATGTTGGAACAGGTTGCGTCCTGGGGGGAGAATGGTGGCTAATGTTGTGACCTTGGAAGGGGAAAAAACGTTATTTGAATGGTATGAAAAAGCAGGGGGAAATTTTACCAGAATTTCCATTCAACGTGCAGAACCAATTGGTAAATTTTTAGGTTGGAAAGGAATGTCTCCAGTCACGCAGTGGGTAGCATATAAATCGTCTCTACTAACTACTGAATTATGCTGCAATTAA
- a CDS encoding ATP-dependent Zn protease, producing the protein MNQTAINLIAISVFLMTLSTLLGPLINLSPTIPALTIMGFLGIATLDNFSFQGKGGTIVLDWLARFSPEYKERIIHHEAGHFLVAHLLGIPVTGYTLSAWEAWKLGQPGQGGVILEDSEIAKQLERGKIGVSMVERYCNIWMAGIAAETLVFNSAEGGGDDKAKLNQFLQALGFAETVFDQKQRFYLLQAKNLIQENWDAYQALVDAMRKGVSVEDCQKLIR; encoded by the coding sequence ATGAATCAAACCGCTATCAATCTCATTGCTATATCTGTCTTCCTAATGACACTTTCCACTTTGTTGGGACCATTAATCAATCTTTCTCCAACTATTCCCGCTTTAACTATAATGGGATTTTTGGGGATTGCAACTTTAGATAATTTCAGTTTCCAAGGAAAGGGAGGAACGATAGTTTTAGATTGGTTAGCGCGATTTTCTCCAGAATATAAAGAACGAATTATACATCATGAAGCAGGTCATTTTCTCGTTGCTCATCTGTTGGGAATTCCGGTCACTGGTTATACTCTCAGCGCGTGGGAAGCTTGGAAGCTGGGACAACCGGGACAAGGTGGGGTAATTTTGGAGGATAGCGAAATTGCAAAACAGTTAGAAAGGGGGAAGATTGGCGTTTCCATGGTAGAACGCTATTGTAATATTTGGATGGCGGGAATTGCAGCAGAAACTCTCGTTTTTAACTCTGCTGAGGGTGGTGGTGATGATAAAGCCAAGTTAAATCAGTTTTTGCAAGCTTTGGGTTTTGCAGAGACGGTTTTTGATCAAAAACAGCGTTTTTACTTGCTACAAGCTAAAAATTTGATTCAGGAAAATTGGGATGCGTATCAAGCTTTAGTGGACGCGATGAGAAAAGGGGTTTCGGTTGAAGATTGTCAAAAACTTATTCGTTAG
- a CDS encoding heavy-metal-associated domain-containing protein — translation MALKMKVSNLASEKCADTITESIHTMMPDAKVDVDVQAKTVTVEPTASESIASEESIKQVIVAAGYHIEGYS, via the coding sequence ATGGCTCTGAAAATGAAAGTATCGAATCTTGCTAGTGAAAAATGTGCAGACACTATTACTGAATCTATCCACACTATGATGCCTGATGCTAAAGTTGATGTTGATGTTCAGGCTAAGACAGTTACGGTGGAACCCACCGCTTCTGAATCCATAGCTTCTGAGGAGTCAATCAAACAGGTAATCGTTGCGGCTGGATATCACATTGAAGGTTATTCATAG